A single region of the Kwoniella botswanensis chromosome 1, complete sequence genome encodes:
- a CDS encoding GTP-binding protein ypt2, translated as MAGPHYDFLIKLLLIGDSGVGKSCLLLRFCDDAWTPSFITTIGIDFKIRTIELDGKRIKLQIWDTAGQERFRTITTAYYRGAMGILLVYDVTDEKSFNNIRTWHANIEQHASPGVNKILIGNKCDWDEKRVVTLEQGRALADEFGLRFLETSAKANEGVEEAFFTLARDIKTRLIDSQPQEAAPVSLGADRRGVDVNKQSNTSQGGCCS; from the exons ATGGCAGGTCCTCATTACGATTT CTTGATCAAATTACTTCTCATTGGTGATTCAG GTGTCGGTAAATCATGTCTGCTCCTTAGGTTCTGTGATGATGCTTGGacaccatctttcatcaCTACCATCG GTATCGATTTCAAGATCAGGACTATCGAACTAGACGGAAAGAGAATCAAATTACAGATC TGGGATACAGCCG GTCAAGAACGATTCAGGACTATCACAACAGCTTATTACAGAGGTGCTATGGGTATTTTGTTGGTGTATGACGTTACAGATGAGAAATCATTTAATA ACATCCGAACTTGGCATGCCAACATCGAACAACACGCTTCACCGGGAGTCAACAAGATCTTGATTGGTAACAAATGCGATTGGGATGAGAAGCGAGTCGTAACGCTCGAACAAGGTCGTGCTTTGGCCGATGAATTCGGATTGAGATTCTTGGAAACTTCAGCTAAGGCgaatgaaggtgtagaagaggCTTTCTTCACTCttgctag AGATATCAAGACCCGACTGATCGactctcaacctcaagaaGCTGCACCTGTATCTCTCGGAGCCGATCGACGAGGTGTGGACGTCAACAAGCAATCTAACACTTCGCAAGGTGGATGTTGCAGTTAA